The Bacteroidota bacterium DNA segment AAGCGGGATGGGGGCGATCGTGCGTTTCGATGCCGGAAGATTCTTTGCTACTTTCTTTTAAAGAAAGTTGAATACCAATCACGAGAATAGATATCCTTCCTGCAAGCTTGAGTTGCTCCGCAGGGTGACTTTTTTCACAAAAAAGTCACCATTCCTCGGCTCCGCTCGGGAACCGCCCAAGCCCGACCGCCCGATCCTGGCATGTTCGTGGCACTCCAGGCCTAAAACGATTGAACTCGTCCCGATTAATCGGGACTCAGACAGCAATCGTTTCTGACGGCCTTCCGTTTCTCACTTCGTCGGCTGGCCGATGTCGGCAAGGACAAAAATCCGGGGAATTGGATTTTGTATAGGTGGGTGGCCACCGGTGCCACTATCGTTTAGCCCAACTTTAATCCGGAAAATGTCAAAAATGAACCGGATTAGTCGAACCAGGACTTAAAACCAATGGGATTGTCGGTCATGAGGTCGCTGACTCCCACAGCCACCGCTGCCTGTAGATCGGGTAAGGTGGTGTAGCCGTATCCAACCAGTTTCACCCCTGCACTGGCAGCACCTTTGACAATATCCGGAGATACATCTTCCCGGTGCAGGAGAAGCATTGGGTAGTGGTTCCTGATACAAATTTCGAGTCCGGCCGGATCGCGATCATACGCTACCTGTATATCCGGATTGAGGGCCCGGATTGAATCTAATTGGTTCGCATTCGTGCTGGTAACAACCAACCGGCGATCGAGATTATATCGTGAAGACAGGGTGACCACCTGTCTGATCACCTTGTAAACGGCTTCTCCCTGGCCCCATTTTAAGTCGAGGTAGATCCGGTCAAAACCAGATCCAAAACGCCGTGCGAACTGTTCAAAGGTCAGAAGGGTTCCGCCGGTCTGATTAAAAAAACCACTCCGCAATCTGGCAGTGGGCGTTTCAATAACAGGTTGATTGAAGGTGGTCAGGCGGTCGGTCTGGTAATCGTGAAACAACACCACACTGTCATCAGATGTGAATACCAGATCTGTTTCTAAATGGGTGATTCCGGCAGGAATAAGAACCTGTATGGCCTCTGCGGAATTTTCCGGATACTGGTAACTGGACCCGCGATGGGCAATCAGATGAATGTCTGACTGATCGGGTTCGTCCGATGAACACCCGTTAAAAAGTAAAACGATAACCCACAGTAAGACCCAATGTAAAATACCAGCTTTCATCTGAACTGAAGAAGTCCTTAATTTTTAAGTTACCAATGCTGATTTTCTGCCGGATGTATTTGATGGCCACTGCATCGGTGGTCAGTGTAAAATTACCAAAAACCAATGCCTGGTACCCGCCGCCTGCATGAAAACTTCTGAGGGAATACCGGTACTGGTCGTCCGTGGAAGACCAGTAGGAGGTGCCGCCAATCTTTAAGAAAAGGGGATTGGAACCCTGCGTGAGGTACCACGTGGCCGATAGCCCGGCTGATTCGAGGGAATAGCTCCCATAGGTGGCTGTTAACCCAAACTGCGAATTCCAGAGCACTTCCAATCCGGCATATCCGCCAGTCTGATGCGTCCCATTATACCCAATTAACGGTTGAAGGGACCAGGAATGACCTTCCTGAGCCACCGTCAGGGTTGAGCCAAATAGCAGGGAAAGGGAGATGAGCAGGGGTTTCATGGATTTTTAAAAGTTTTAACAGTGTTCCGGTTTCTGGTTTGACAATGATCGGCCGTTTTTCTTGCACTTGGAGTTGAAATACCGGCTTCAGTGTCAGGAAATACCTGGATGACCAATCGATTCTGACCGTACTCTCAGTTTGGTCGTGTGGATAGTCATGGCTGATTTTCCTACCTTTGACCCTCAATTAAAAACCATGCTAAGCCGGTTATACATAAAAAACGTTGCCATCATCAGCGAACTGGAATTATCCTTTCCGGGCTCCATGAATATTCTGACGGGGGAAACCGGCGCAGGCAAATCCATTCTGCTCGGTGCCATCGGACTTCTGCTGGGTGAAAGGGCCTCTTCCGACCTGATCAGAACCGGATCGGACCGGGCTCTGGTTGAAGGAACCTTTACCATCGGCGATCCCGCCTGGCTGAAAACCCTGCTTCAATCAGAAGAAATCGACACAACACCGCCCGATCTGGTGATCCGCCGGGAAATTACCAGCCGGGGTCAAAACCGGATTTTTATCAACGATCAGGTGGTCAGTCTGAACCTGCTGCGGTCCATCGGAGACCGGCTGGTCGATCTTCACGGACAGCATGACCATCAATCGCTTCTGAATCAGGACCTGCAGAAACAGTTTCTGGATGATTTTTGTGGCAACAGTGCCCTTCTCGATGAGTTTAAAACCGTCTGGACGGAATGGGATCAATCCAACCGCAATCTGGCTAAATTAAAAAAGGAGCGCCAGTCCCTTCTGGAAAAGCAGAAATTGTCGGCCTTTCAGCTAAAGGAAATCGATGACGCCGGCGTGCATGCAGGTGAAGATTCCGATCTGGAACAGGAACTGAACCGGCTCGATCACGCCGGATTTCTTTTCCAGACCTCGGGAGCCGTGGCCTGGTCCCTGACCGGTGATGAGGCGCAGAATCTTCACGCTCAACTGACCGATGTTCTCAAAAAACTGGAAGAACTCGTCCGGATAGACCCGGCGCTTGCCGAGTATCAGAAAGAACTTCAGTCTGCGTCCATTTCCATAAAGGAGACCGGTCGTTTCTTTGCCCAATATGCCGACCGGGTGGTTGTGGATCCCGAAAGGCAGGTGGCGGTCAGAAATCGCCTCGATCTGATAAACCGCCTGAAAAAGAAATATGGCCCCACTCTAACCGAAGTGCTCGACCTTCGTGAACGACTGGCAGGGGAACTGGCAGGGGATCTGAATGTGGATGGCCGGATTGCCGCCATGGAAACCATGGTGGATGAGTTAAAGGCCAAAACTGAAAAGCTGGCTTCCGGCCTCTCGGACCGGCGATCAAAAGGTGCAGTCAGGCTGGCCAGATCGGTGATTGATCAGTTAACCGGCCTCGGATTGGAAAAATGCCGCTTCGAAATCAGGGTGACCAGTGAAACGGACCCCGGTTCCCCTTTTCAAAAGGCCGGCACTCCCGTGAAAATGAATCAGGATGGCTGGGATCAGGTGGTGTTCCTGATTTCAACCAACGCAGGTGAAGAGCTGAAACCGCTGTCCAAAGTGGCTTCTGGTGGCGAGATTTCAAGGATCATGCTGGCCATCAAGGCGGCCACTGCCGAAGCGGCTGGCGTGAATGTGCTCATCTTTGATGAAATAGATACGGGAGTGAGCGGGAAAATTGCCAGTGCCGTTGGTAAAGTATTGACGCAGCTGTCTGTGAACCGGCAGATTTTTGTGATCACCCATCTCCCACAGGTCGCCAGTATTCCCGGTGACCACTATCAGGTCAGGAAATCCGTTCAGAACGGATCGACCGAATCAACCGTCATTCAACTTGGTCAACAGGAACGAATCGAGGAAATTGCACGGTTGCTTTCCGGTGAGTCGGTTACCGACCGGTCACGGGCACAGGCAGCCGACCTGCTTGGACTAGCCTAACTTATTTTATGAAATCAAAAAATCTGAAACTGTATAACTCTCTGACACGCCGGATTGAACCGTTTGAACCGGGGAATCCTGAACGGGTAACCATGTATGTCTGCGGCCCGACTGTGTATGGCGACTCTCACATCGGTCATGCCAAATCCTACGTGTCCTTCGATACCATTTTCCGGTGGCTGGTGGCCAGCGGGTACAATCCGCTTTACGTTCAGAACCTCACCGATGTGGGTCATTTGCTGGGCGATGACAACGATGGGGAAGACCGGATTCTGAAAAAGAGCCGCGAAACCAGAACCGAACCCATGGCCATCGCCGAACATTATACTCACAGCTATTTCGAGGACATGGACCGGTTGAACATCCGGCGCCCGCACATTTCGCCCCGTGCCACCGGGCATATTCCCGAGCAGATCGAACTTATTGAAACCCTCATTGAAAAGGGTTACGCTTACGAATCGAACGGTTCGGTCTATTTCGATGTGAAAAAATTCGGGGAATACGGGAAGTTATCGGGTAAACGGATTGATGATCTGCTCGAGGGAACCCGCTTCGAGGTTCATTCAGATAAGAAAAGTCCGCTCGACTTTGCGCTCTGGAAAAAAGCAGAACCCAACCACCTCATGAGGTGGCGGTCCCCATGGAGTATTGGTTTCCCCGGCTGGCACATTGAATGTTCGGCCATGTCGATGAAGTATCTGGGAACCACTTTCGATATTCATGGCGGTGGATTGGACAACCAGTTTCCTCATCATGAATGCGAAATTGCTCAATCGGAAGCAGCAACAGGGAAGCCCTTTGCCCGGTACTGGATCCATAACAACATGGTCACGGTGAACGGCGAAAAAATGTCCAGGTCCAAGGGAAATGTCATGAACCTGAAAGACCTGCTTCGCTCCTACGACCCGATGGTGCTTCGGTTTTTTGTGTTAAACTCTCATTACCGTTCCCCCATTGATTTCTCGGCAGAAGCCATTCTGGCGGCTGGCCGTGGGTTTGAACGACTGATGCAAACAGCCGGACCGTATCTGAAAATAACCGGGACAGAGGAGCCGGTCTCGCCGGTGGTGAAGGGATGGGTGGATGAATTTGACAAGGTGATGAATGAGGATTTTAACACCCCTCAGGCGTTGGCCGTGGTTTTTAACGCCATCAGAAGCATCAATTCCGATGCCGGTCTGGCGGGAAATCAGTCCGATCTGGCTTGTTTCTTCAGATACACCCTCTCCGAGGTGCTCGGATTGGTTCCCGCGGAATCCGGTGGAAAAAATCTGGAGAAGGAACTGGGAACAGCCATGGATCTGATTCTGGAACTCCGTTCCGATTACCGCAAAGAGAAAAATTGGGCGAAATCCGATTTGATCCGTGATCGTCTGGCCTCGGGAGGTCTGATGATTGAAGATGGAAAAGACGGTGCCCGTTGGAAAATAAAAAACTGACCGCTGAGGACGTATCATGGAACCTGTTGCAACCGGAATAAGGGAATTCAAAGCCACGGCCCTGGTGACCCGCGGAATGGCCGATGCCATGGGCTACCTGAACGGGGCCGATCTGTTCAAGCTGCTTGAACTGACTGCACACGCCTGTGCCCGCCGGTTCTGCGGTTTGCCGGTGGTGACTGCACATGTCGATCCGCTCGATTTTAACGTACGCGTCCGGCAGGACACCAAACTGACCATGATGGCAACCATCAATCTGGTCGAAAATTCCTCCATGGAAATCGGTGTGAAAGTCGTTCAGCCGTTGGGACTTCCTAATCAGGAAGAAGTGGTGACGGTTGCCTTTTTTATTGTTATTGCGGTTAACGATGACCGTAAACCCACCCCGCTGCCTGTGTTGAAGGGTGATTCTGATGCTGCAGAGCAACGACGCGAACTCGCGCGCCTTCGCAAGCAGCTCCGCAAGGAATATCAGGTCAAAATCACCGAATTGAACCGCCTCATGACCTACTGATGCCGTTCCCTCCATGAAATATCCTCCTCAGCTAATTGCAGCAGTACAGGCTGCCAGTGACATTGTGGAGGTGGTCCGCGAACGGGTGGACCTGAAAAAAAAGGGAACCAACTACTGGGGAAGATGCCCCTTCCACTCAGAAAAAACTGCCTCCTTTTCCGTCAGTCCCTCCAAGGGAATCTTTAAGTGTTTTGGTTGCGGGAAGGGTGGCTCTGTTTTCCAGTTTATCATGGAAACCGATGGCCTTTCCTTCGGGGAAGCGGTGCGTGTTCTGGCCGAAAGAGCCCGGATTGAACTTCCCAAACCCGGAAGGGAAGATGAGGAACGGTTTAACCGCGAAGACTCCCTCTTTGAAACCAACCGGTGGGCCATGTCCGCCTGGATTGCCAATCTGCAGTCACCGGCTGGAAAAGCGGCCCGGGAATACCTTGAAAACAGAGGAATCACCGCTGAAAGCATTTCAAAGTTTAACCTGGGGTATGCCTTACCCGGTTGGGAGGATCTGAAATCGACCGCCTACCGCGATCAGATCAGAAGTGAATTTCTCGAGGAACTCGGTCTGGTGATTCGCGGCGATCAGGGAAAAACCTATGACCGGTTCAGGGACCGGCTGATGTTTCCCATTCAGGATCACATCGGGCGTTACATCGGATTCGGGGGTCGTATCATGACCTCAGACACCGATTTTGCCAAGTACATGAACTCACCTGAATCGGCGGTTTACCACAAATCCAGGGTGCTGTACGGACTTTTTCAGGCACGTGAATCCATCCGGAAAAAAGAGTCGGTCCTGATTGTCGAAGGCTATCTCGATGTGATTTCACTTCATCAGGCCGGTTTCACTCATGCCGTAGCCACATCGGGTACCGCCCTGACCCCCGATCAGGTGCGGTTGATCAAGCGTTATACCGATAAAAACGTGGTCTTCCTTTATGATGGTGATTCCGCCGGCCTCAGTGCAATGGAAAGATCCCTGCCGGTTCTTTTTACCGAGGGAATTATCCCCACCATTCTGACCCTGCCCGATAACCACGACCCCGACTCCTTCATCAGACAAAAGGGAGCCGATCAGTTCACCTGGTTCCTGAATGAAAAACGCCGGTCAGCCATCGATTTTGTTCTGGGCTACTACCAGTCTCAGGCAGGTGATGCCATCAATGACCGGGAAGAAGCCATCCGCCGGGTGATCGATCTGGCAGCCGTTTACCCCGATGGAGTGGGTCGCGACCTGATCATCCAGGAGTTGGCCTCGCTTGCCCGGATTCCGGAATCCACCTTGTTTGCCTCGTTGAAAAAGCGGGGAGGTCAGCAGTCCCTTCCGACCCGGCCTGTCAGAGAAAAGCCGATGGCTCCGCCCGACACACTGCCGGCCGTGAAACCGGTCCGGACCACCCTGCTGGCACCTGAACGTGACCTGCTGAAACTCATCATTGAATATGGGAAAGTGGTGGCTGCTTATCTGGGGTACTTTGTCGCCCCCGGTTATTTTCCAACAGAACTGGCCAGGTCGGTCTATGAAAAGGCCCTCGCTCTTTCCGAAGAACGGGAGTATTGGGAACTTCAGGATCTGGCCGACCGCTGTACCGAACACGAGCAGGAATTGGTCTATCGTCTTGCCATCGAAAAATACTCCATTTCACCCAGATGGAAATCCATGGGGTTCGATAAGGAATCCCTCGATGTCCGACGGTGGATTGAGGATGCCATTACCCGTCTGCGGATTCAGTCTGTGGAATCCCATATACATGATCTGAAAAACCAATTGGCCTCGACCGATGATCCGGAGGTCCAGCAAAGCATGATGCGGTCGGTTCAGGAATTGCTTGCCGAAAAAAAGAAACTCCTCTCCGGTGATCTGTTCCGGCAGGAAGATGAGCCTGCATGAACCGGAAACGGTTGGTTCGTTCACTTCTGGATTGGTACACCCGAAATCTGCGTCCGCTGCCCTGGCGGAAGGTTTCTGATCCTTGGCCCGTCTGGGTATCAGAAATCATGCTTCAGCAGACTCAGGTGGCTACCGTTCTCCCCTATTTTACCCGGTTCATGAACCGGTTTCCGACCATTGAAGCACTCGCCAATGCAGAGGAAGAAGCTGTTTTAAAATCCTGGGAGGGGTTGGGGTATTACAGCCGTGCCAGAAATCTTCAGACGGCAGCCAGGCAGGTCATGACCTTGTATGACGGAAAGATTCCGACCCGGTACGAATCATTGATTGAATTGAAAGGAATCGGACCCTACACCGCGGCGGCCATTTCCTCGATCTGTTCGGGTGAAGCCATTCCGGCAGTGGATGGGAACGTACTCCGTGTGGTATCCCGGTGGATCGAACTCCCCGAAGATATTTCAAAACCCCAGACCCGGCAGCAGATTTCTTCCATTTTGCAACCCATGATACCCTCTGGTCAGGCAGGTGATTTTAACCAGGCCATGATGGAACTGGGGGCCCTGATCTGCCGGCCGGCGAATCCCGATTGCACAAATTGCCCGGTTCTTCCCGATTGTCTGGCGGGACTTCATGGAACCACCGGGCGGTTTCCCGTCAAAACCAGAAAAACCGGTAAACCCCACTTTACCATTGCGGTCGGATTGGTGCTGAAGGGTGACCAGGTTCTGGTAGCCCGGCGCCGGGAAGGTCAGATGCTGGCAGGCTTATGGGAATTCCCGGGGGGCAAGGTTGAACAGGGTGAAACGGTTGAGGAAGCACTCATCAGGGAAATGAAGGAAGAGGTTGATCTGCAGGTTACCCCGGACCGCCTGCTGCTGACGGTTCCTCACGAATTCACGCACCGGAAAATTACCATTCATGCGTACATTTGCTCACGCTGGAAGGGGGTCGGAAAAGCACTCTCCGGCAGTGAAATCAGATGGGTGGCACTCGGGGACCTCGATAAAATGCCGTTTCCGGTTGCCAATCAGAAAATCATACAGGCACTGAAAGACTTCCTTACATGATGGTGGTTTTGCTTCTTCTGCTGAATCTGAATGCTGGCGGAACCAACAGCCAGAATTGCCTGCAATTCACCGATCACGTGGCCCGATTGCGCCTGGAATCATTCAGGGAAGTCAATGAATGGCTTCAGGTGGTCCGCACCACAGACGGTTCCCATCTGCAGATCATCCGTCCGACGGGCCGGGCGGCCGCCCTGCATCATGTTGCCGACAGCCTTTATCACGTCAGGGAGTATGAAAGGGCACGGAAAACCTATCTGGCGGTTTTGAAAGCCGATTCATCCGCCTGGTCGGCCATGTTATATCTGGGTGATACTTTCTATATTGATGATCGGTATGATACCGCCCGGTACTGGTTCGAAAAAGCCCTGGCTTCCAATCCGGGAAGCTGGAAATCCTGGTATTATTATGGTGAATTACTTGCTGCATCCGGTGATACCTCGGCTGCCTGGGATGCTGCGATCCGGTCGGTGATACTCAATCCGTATGGGGCAGAAGGGTGGGGTCTTCTGAGCCTGCTATCCACAATGACCGGGTACCAGATCTGGAATCCGGCCGATTCCCTTCATGTCTGGTACAGTCCATCCAATCCCTGTCTTCAGGCAGACTCCCTGCTGCTTCCTGCTGGTTTCAGACAACAATTGGATCCAGCCTTGCTGTCATCCGGAAACGCAGATGAGCGTTTATTGGAATTCTACCGGCTGGAAACGGCCTGGTGGCGCACTCACCGGCCCGAGGAAGATGAAACTCTCTATCAGAAATGGTGGTTTCTGGAGTATCTTCTGACCATCAGCGAGGTGAATGAATTCAGATACCATTTTATCTGGTCACATAAACTCATGCAGGTCCCAGAGCTGGGATTGTTTCTTACTGATCAGGAATTTCATGAAATGGTTGAATTTTTTAAGTCTCAGTTTCTTTTCAGGACCGATCCTGAATATTGATTTGGAATAAAACCCGGACTGCAATATTTTTAAAATCTTTAATAAGATTTTTTCGAACATCGGAGGTTAGGAATGGCTTTTTCAAGATCAGTTTCATTGCTTTTCATACTGATCCTGGGTTCACTCAGCGCAGTGGCGCAGACACAAGCGGTGTCTGATGAGGAGAATGCTGCAAATAAGTTTTTCAATGAAGGGAATGCCTTCCTGAAAAAGGGCCAGGCCAAGGAAGCCATTACCGCCTATGAGGAAGCCATTAAAACCTACCCGAAAGCCGGCCGTTTCTACTACAACATGGGTCAGGCTTACCGGAAACAGGGAAACACAGCCTCTGCGATTGAAACCTTCAAAAAGGGAATTGAGGCCGAACCTTCCTTTGCAAAAACATACGATGCACTCGGAAAAGCCTATGAACAATCCGGAAAACTGGATGAAGCCATCAAGGCCTATCTGAAAGGCATACAGACCGTTCCGGATGAAGAAGACAATTACGTGTCGATCGGACGTGCCCTGATTCAGGATCGTAAGCCTAAGGAAGCCATCAAACACCTGCAGAAGGCCATTGAACTGAATCCCAAGGATGAGTTTGCCTATTACTACCTGGGCATTGCCCATTCAGAAAACAAGGATCACAAGGAAGCCGTGAAGGTATTCACCAAAGGAACCGAGGTGAATAACAAGAATGACGAACTGTACCTGCGCCTTGCCATGTCACAGAATGAACTGGGTGATTATAAGAATGCTGCTGAGAACGCCAAAAAATCAGTAACCCTCAAAAAGGGTGGTGACAACCGCAAAGGTGCCAACTATTATGAACTTGGTCGTGCTCTGAAAGGGTTGGCCAAGAACGGAGAGGCCCGCGATGCTTTTAAAAGTGCCAAAAAAGATGCATCCTGGGCACGGAATGCCGACTATCAGCTCGATCTGCTCAAAGGAAAATAATCCGGTCGGCAGGTCTTGAATTTTTGACAGGCCTGCGTTACCTTGTAAAACATGAAAACAAACCGTCCCATTTTGCTTCTGGTCCTGACCGCCCTCTTTATGGGGGTTACCGGTTTCAGCCCCACACAGGGGAATGTGGACTATTTTAAGGTCAGAAGCATGGGAGACCGCATTCTTCTCGAGTGGAAGAGTCTCGATGAAGAAGGTCTGATCGGTTACTCGCTCGAGCGTCGGAAAGAAAATGAAACCGGGTTCGATGCCATCCGGAACTTTGAGCCCCTTGGCAGTGGCTCTCTTTATCAGTTTATTGACCTGGGCCTTTATAAAACAGCAGCCGGGAATGTTGATTACCGCCTGAAGGTGGTGACCCGCAGCGGGACCACCTACCTGGAAGGAAGTGGGAATTACACCACCACTTCTGTCCGAAAGACCTGGGGCAGTATCAAAGCCATGTTTAAGTAAACCGAAACCAAAAGTTTCGGTTTTTTTTTATCATACAGATTTCAAACCGATCCATGACTTTTCCCTCCCGTCATCTCACCGGAATTGAGACACTGGCCGCCTCAGACATTCTGTCTGTGCTGAAACTGGCTGCCGACTACCGTCTTTTATTGGACCAGACAGATAAAAACCTCACCGACCTTCGCCATGTGACGGTGGCCAATCTGTTTTTTGAAAATTCAACCAGAACCCGGTTTTCGTTTGAACTGGCCGAGAGACGTCTGGGTGCCACCATTATTAATTTCACCAATGAGTCGAGCAGCATCACCAAGGGTGAAACCGTTCTGGATACGATCCGGAATCTGGAAGTCATGAAAATTGACATGATGGTGCTCAGACATACCATTTCCGGAATTTGTCACCTGCTGGGTCGCAGCGTGTCTGCCTCGATCATCAACGCCGGCGAAGGAACCCATGAACACCCCACCCAGGCTTTGCTCGATGCACTCAGCATTCAGCAGCATTTTAACGACTTCCGCGGCTTGCAGGTTGGTATAATCGGAGATATTCTTCACAGCCGGGTAGCTCGTTCCCTCATTTTCACCCTGGTAAAACTGGGATCTTCAGTTCATCTGATCGGACCGCGGACCCTGGTCCCGGAAGCCTTCGGTAAGCTGGGTGCACGTATTCATTATCAACTGGATCCGATCCTTCCGGAACTGGATGTAACCGTCAGCCTGCGTATTCAGCTGGAAAGAATGGAATCGGGGTATTTGCCCTCGCTGATTGAATTTCATAAAGAGTACGGCATCGACGAGCGCCGGATATCCAGAATGAAAAGCCACGCCATTCTGATGCACCCGGGCCCTGTGAACCGGGGTGTTGAAATGTCTCACTTCGCCGTTGATTGCGGAAAAAGTATCATCCTCGATCAGGTTACCAATGGTGTGGCTGTGCGGATGGCGGTACTGAAAATGATTGATGCCTACCGGAAATCACTATGAAACGTTTTGTGAATTTTAACATTCAGGATCCCTGGAATACCGGTCAGTCCGTCTGGAATAACGAATTGGTGGTTGATCAGGATGGAATAATACTTCCTCCCGGTGCAGAAACCGGTCAGGAACCGATTGAAACGATCGATGGAAACGGGCGCTGGCTGGTTCCCGGTTTTTGTGATACTTACTGTTTCTTTGGCGAACCAGGACTCGAATACCGTGAAACCATCAGGACCGGCAGCGAAGCTGCTCTGGCCGGTGGATTTACCTCGGTCTGTATTTACCCGAATACACGTCCGCCGGTTGATAATCTGCAAACCTATGAGTACCTGCAATCGAAAATCGGCGGGGCTCCCATCGATATCCACATCGTTGCCAGCCTGACCAAAGGGTGTGAGGGGCAGTTTATCGCTCCGGTCATGTCATTTACCTCGGTCGGTGTGCATCTGTTTTCGGATGGTTTACAGCCGGTTCAGTCTTCCCTGCAGATGAAAAGAACCTGTGAATATGTGTCGATGTATGATGGGCTGGTCATTCAATCGCCCGAAGACCGCACACTTGCAGGTCAGGGGGTGTTGAACGAGGGAGTTCAGTCGGCGCGGCTCGGACTTCCCGGGGTTCCGGCGATCACAGAATCCCTGATGGTTCACCGTGATGGAGAAATTGCCCGGGAAACCGGTGTGAGGCTCCATTTCTCGAATCTGACCACCCGGGCAGGAATTGAAGCATTTTCTTACCAGAAAGCCCGTGGGGCCAACCTTTCCTGCGGGGTATCTCCCTTTTATTTTCTTCTCAGTGATGATCATCTCGATTGGTATAACACCAATTTTAAACTGTGGCCGCCGCTTCGGTCCGAATCTGATCGGCTGGCAGTGATTGAGGCCATCAGAAGTGGGGTAATCGATATGATTCCAAGCAGTCACATGCCCCAATCGGAAATCGAAAAAACCACCGATTTCATTTCGGCCCCGATCGGAGCAATTGGTCTGGAAACCACCTTCGCTGCCTCTTACACCGGGCTGGTCAAGCAAGGCATTTTATCCATCGGATCACTGCTTGAGCGATTGATCGTCAATCCCAGAAAACGCTTCGGTTTAAAGCCCAATCCGCTGAGGCCGGGCGAACCCGCCGATTTTGTGATTATCGATCCGTTCGAAACGGTGACCGTTCTGAAGGATAGCCTGCGGTCGAAAAGTCGCAACACCCCTTTT contains these protein-coding regions:
- a CDS encoding glycerophosphodiester phosphodiesterase translates to MKAGILHWVLLWVIVLLFNGCSSDEPDQSDIHLIAHRGSSYQYPENSAEAIQVLIPAGITHLETDLVFTSDDSVVLFHDYQTDRLTTFNQPVIETPTARLRSGFFNQTGGTLLTFEQFARRFGSGFDRIYLDLKWGQGEAVYKVIRQVVTLSSRYNLDRRLVVTSTNANQLDSIRALNPDIQVAYDRDPAGLEICIRNHYPMLLLHREDVSPDIVKGAASAGVKLVGYGYTTLPDLQAAVAVGVSDLMTDNPIGFKSWFD
- the recN gene encoding DNA repair protein RecN is translated as MADFPTFDPQLKTMLSRLYIKNVAIISELELSFPGSMNILTGETGAGKSILLGAIGLLLGERASSDLIRTGSDRALVEGTFTIGDPAWLKTLLQSEEIDTTPPDLVIRREITSRGQNRIFINDQVVSLNLLRSIGDRLVDLHGQHDHQSLLNQDLQKQFLDDFCGNSALLDEFKTVWTEWDQSNRNLAKLKKERQSLLEKQKLSAFQLKEIDDAGVHAGEDSDLEQELNRLDHAGFLFQTSGAVAWSLTGDEAQNLHAQLTDVLKKLEELVRIDPALAEYQKELQSASISIKETGRFFAQYADRVVVDPERQVAVRNRLDLINRLKKKYGPTLTEVLDLRERLAGELAGDLNVDGRIAAMETMVDELKAKTEKLASGLSDRRSKGAVRLARSVIDQLTGLGLEKCRFEIRVTSETDPGSPFQKAGTPVKMNQDGWDQVVFLISTNAGEELKPLSKVASGGEISRIMLAIKAATAEAAGVNVLIFDEIDTGVSGKIASAVGKVLTQLSVNRQIFVITHLPQVASIPGDHYQVRKSVQNGSTESTVIQLGQQERIEEIARLLSGESVTDRSRAQAADLLGLA
- a CDS encoding cysteine--tRNA ligase; translation: MKSKNLKLYNSLTRRIEPFEPGNPERVTMYVCGPTVYGDSHIGHAKSYVSFDTIFRWLVASGYNPLYVQNLTDVGHLLGDDNDGEDRILKKSRETRTEPMAIAEHYTHSYFEDMDRLNIRRPHISPRATGHIPEQIELIETLIEKGYAYESNGSVYFDVKKFGEYGKLSGKRIDDLLEGTRFEVHSDKKSPLDFALWKKAEPNHLMRWRSPWSIGFPGWHIECSAMSMKYLGTTFDIHGGGLDNQFPHHECEIAQSEAATGKPFARYWIHNNMVTVNGEKMSRSKGNVMNLKDLLRSYDPMVLRFFVLNSHYRSPIDFSAEAILAAGRGFERLMQTAGPYLKITGTEEPVSPVVKGWVDEFDKVMNEDFNTPQALAVVFNAIRSINSDAGLAGNQSDLACFFRYTLSEVLGLVPAESGGKNLEKELGTAMDLILELRSDYRKEKNWAKSDLIRDRLASGGLMIEDGKDGARWKIKN
- a CDS encoding DNA primase, which translates into the protein MKYPPQLIAAVQAASDIVEVVRERVDLKKKGTNYWGRCPFHSEKTASFSVSPSKGIFKCFGCGKGGSVFQFIMETDGLSFGEAVRVLAERARIELPKPGREDEERFNREDSLFETNRWAMSAWIANLQSPAGKAAREYLENRGITAESISKFNLGYALPGWEDLKSTAYRDQIRSEFLEELGLVIRGDQGKTYDRFRDRLMFPIQDHIGRYIGFGGRIMTSDTDFAKYMNSPESAVYHKSRVLYGLFQARESIRKKESVLIVEGYLDVISLHQAGFTHAVATSGTALTPDQVRLIKRYTDKNVVFLYDGDSAGLSAMERSLPVLFTEGIIPTILTLPDNHDPDSFIRQKGADQFTWFLNEKRRSAIDFVLGYYQSQAGDAINDREEAIRRVIDLAAVYPDGVGRDLIIQELASLARIPESTLFASLKKRGGQQSLPTRPVREKPMAPPDTLPAVKPVRTTLLAPERDLLKLIIEYGKVVAAYLGYFVAPGYFPTELARSVYEKALALSEEREYWELQDLADRCTEHEQELVYRLAIEKYSISPRWKSMGFDKESLDVRRWIEDAITRLRIQSVESHIHDLKNQLASTDDPEVQQSMMRSVQELLAEKKKLLSGDLFRQEDEPA
- the mutY gene encoding A/G-specific adenine glycosylase, which codes for MNRKRLVRSLLDWYTRNLRPLPWRKVSDPWPVWVSEIMLQQTQVATVLPYFTRFMNRFPTIEALANAEEEAVLKSWEGLGYYSRARNLQTAARQVMTLYDGKIPTRYESLIELKGIGPYTAAAISSICSGEAIPAVDGNVLRVVSRWIELPEDISKPQTRQQISSILQPMIPSGQAGDFNQAMMELGALICRPANPDCTNCPVLPDCLAGLHGTTGRFPVKTRKTGKPHFTIAVGLVLKGDQVLVARRREGQMLAGLWEFPGGKVEQGETVEEALIREMKEEVDLQVTPDRLLLTVPHEFTHRKITIHAYICSRWKGVGKALSGSEIRWVALGDLDKMPFPVANQKIIQALKDFLT
- a CDS encoding tetratricopeptide repeat protein, with the translated sequence MMVVLLLLLNLNAGGTNSQNCLQFTDHVARLRLESFREVNEWLQVVRTTDGSHLQIIRPTGRAAALHHVADSLYHVREYERARKTYLAVLKADSSAWSAMLYLGDTFYIDDRYDTARYWFEKALASNPGSWKSWYYYGELLAASGDTSAAWDAAIRSVILNPYGAEGWGLLSLLSTMTGYQIWNPADSLHVWYSPSNPCLQADSLLLPAGFRQQLDPALLSSGNADERLLEFYRLETAWWRTHRPEEDETLYQKWWFLEYLLTISEVNEFRYHFIWSHKLMQVPELGLFLTDQEFHEMVEFFKSQFLFRTDPEY